From the genome of Chroicocephalus ridibundus chromosome 1, bChrRid1.1, whole genome shotgun sequence, one region includes:
- the SLN gene encoding sarcolipin, whose protein sequence is MERSTQELFLNFMIVLITVLLMWLLVKSYQE, encoded by the coding sequence ATGGAGCGGTCCACACAAGAACTTTTCCTCAACTTCATGATTGTCCTGATTACTGTATTGctcatgtggctccttgtgaagtcTTACCAGGAGTAA